In the genome of Thermoproteus tenax Kra 1, the window CTAGCCAGATTAGTGAGTGCCGTAGGCGTCTTGGCTCACCTCTCTCTGGCCTCCTCGTTTCTTGGCGCAATAGGCCTCGCAGTTATCGCCGAGTATCTATGGCTGAGGAGGCGCGACGAGGATTGGCTAAACTTGGCCAAGCGGTTTAACATCATCGCCACTATATTCTTCGGAGTAGGCGCTGCGTTCGGCACTCTGGTCGAGTTCGGCCTTGTGACAATCTGGTCCAACTTCATCGCCATAATAGGCACCGCCATAGCCCTTCCCTTCTTCCTGGAGCTCTTCGCGTTCCTCTTCGAGGTAGTGTTCCTGCCGCTCTACACGTTCACGTGGGGCCGCATCAAGAACCCGTGGCTACACTGGTTTATAGGCATCCTGGCCGCGTTCGGCGGATACTACTCGGCCTACAACATCTTGGCAGTTATGTCGTCGTTGAGCATCGCCCCGCCTGGCCTCCAGATAGTGAATCTGGCTGCGCAGGGCAAGAGCATCGCAGGGGCTATAACCTATCTGGCGACTTTCCAGAACCCGGCGGACGCCTGGAACATATTCTGGTGGGGCGCCAACGTGTTCATATTCCACGGCATCCTGGCCGCGGTTATCCTCAGTTGGTCCGGCGTGGCGGGCGTAGTGCTCTATCTATACCTCAAGGAGAGGAAGGCGTGGCAGTATAAGCTTCTGAGGTTGGTCGTGCCCAGCGTGGCCGTATTGACCGCGATAGAGGGGTTCGTCCTAGGCCACTTGCAAGGCGAGCTGGTGTTGGAGCATGATCCTCTTAAGTTGGC includes:
- a CDS encoding cytochrome ubiquinol oxidase subunit I codes for the protein MPDPLDLELARLVSAVGVLAHLSLASSFLGAIGLAVIAEYLWLRRRDEDWLNLAKRFNIIATIFFGVGAAFGTLVEFGLVTIWSNFIAIIGTAIALPFFLELFAFLFEVVFLPLYTFTWGRIKNPWLHWFIGILAAFGGYYSAYNILAVMSSLSIAPPGLQIVNLAAQGKSIAGAITYLATFQNPADAWNIFWWGANVFIFHGILAAVILSWSGVAGVVLYLYLKERKAWQYKLLRLVVPSVAVLTAIEGFVLGHLQGELVLEHDPLKLAALEGMFWSGLKTDPLTGLVAYGNPNAQFWGYYSWPADIRPPDFVYIFYLGFMVGAGILLGILTAGIGLYFLRGEEKCKLTPIVKPLLRPAVAIIPILAALASIGGAVSAETGRYPFILVQTVSGTDGPPMITGVPVGPGGLFNPTLQLSPALAALIILVEVAMPALAGYMVYLAMAKPPKILKRVIEY